Proteins encoded by one window of Anopheles maculipalpis chromosome 2RL, idAnoMacuDA_375_x, whole genome shotgun sequence:
- the LOC126567650 gene encoding C-type lectin domain family 4 member K-like: MFPKLVTLAVIGLMLMVVPPALTLRYTVHNTKVIFFEALHQCIKNGGYLAAVETPYQAEQIWTAIKNSGASTSQVWWVSGTDLGIEGSWLWLSRNKAVGTIRGWTNWMDGEPNNSNNVEHCMSLNGSKNGQWNDISCEATQFYVCEYTY, from the coding sequence ATGTTCCCCAAGCTCGTCACACTTGCTGTAATAGGATTGATGCTGATGGTAGTACCACCGGCGCTGACTCTACGCTACACCGTTCACAACACCAAGGTGATATTCTTCGAAGCTTTGCATCAGTGCATCAAGAATGGCGGATATCTGGCAGCAGTTGAAACGCCGTACCAGGCGGAACAGATTTGGACCGCGATCAAGAATTCTGGTGCATCAACGTCCCAGGTTTGGTGGGTATCCGGTACGGATCTTGGCATAGAAGGATCGTGGCTTTGGTTATCGCGCAACAAAGCGGTAGGCACGATTAGAGGATGGACGAACTGGATGGATGGAGAACCGAACAACAGTAACAACGTGGAACACTGTATGTCGTTGAATGGTTCGAAGAATGGACAGTGGAATGATATTTCTTGCGAAGCTACAcaattttatgtgtgtgagtatacGTATTAA
- the LOC126567651 gene encoding perlucin-like protein: protein MNFKLLFTVVTFAALASLVQGLKVFVAYKRSITAMQAMQVCKQQGGHLASIESAAEHDQVIAAITATGYPMDTPKYWLIGGSDRGIEGQWFWLGTNKEMKYKNFRSGEPNNDNNQDCLMITDVAGAKQWDDVWCDTSCYGYVCAYEIV from the exons ATGAATTTTAAGTTACTTTTCACTGTTGTGACCTTTGCAGCACTTGCTAGCCTCGTCCAAG gactcaaagtgtttgtCGCGTACAAGAGAAGCATCACTGCAATGCAAGCAATGCAAGTGTGTAAGCAGCAGGGCGGACACCTAGCATCGATCGAGTCCGCTGCCGAGCATGATCAAGTAATAGCTGCCATTACTGCAACTGGATACCCGATGGATACCCCGAAATACTGGCTGATCGGAGGATCCGACCGTGGCATTGAGGGACAGTGGTTTTGGTTGGGCACCAACAAGGAGATGAAGTACAAAAACTTCCGCAGTGGTGAAcccaacaacgacaacaaccaGGATTGTTTGATGATAACCGATGTTGCGGGGGCGAAGCAGTGGGACGATGTTTGGTGTGATACTTCTTGCTATGGTTACGTGTGCGCGTATGAGATTGTTTAG